From Streptomyces sp. Edi4, one genomic window encodes:
- a CDS encoding serine/threonine-protein kinase → MARASGDPGPSPHSGRPSELIGQQIAGYRVEGEIGRGGMAVVYRAKDLRLDRTVALKLLAPELARNDTFRQRFTHESRVAAAIEHPHIVPVFEAGETDGVLYIAMRYVPGRDLRHLLDHAGPLSVAAALRIATQIASALDAAHDHGLVHRDVKPGNILVAKGTDSDHPEHAYLTDFGLTKKSLSLTGFTTVGQFVGTLDYVAPEQISGRPVDGRCDVYSLACVVYETMAGAPPFRRDDDIALLWAHQYDEPPRLTEKRPGVAAALDAVLAQALAKSPDDRYASCLAFTTALRAAATGSTALGRPPTRVDGHAVGTSPDPGAPAEPPPWARPVFRGPAA, encoded by the coding sequence ATGGCGCGCGCATCAGGGGACCCCGGTCCGAGCCCGCACTCCGGGCGGCCCTCCGAGCTGATCGGGCAGCAGATCGCGGGTTACCGGGTCGAGGGCGAGATCGGCCGGGGCGGCATGGCCGTCGTCTACCGCGCCAAGGACCTGCGTCTCGACCGGACCGTCGCCCTCAAGCTGCTCGCCCCCGAACTCGCGCGCAACGACACCTTCCGCCAGCGCTTCACGCACGAGTCACGCGTGGCCGCCGCGATCGAGCACCCGCACATCGTGCCCGTCTTCGAGGCGGGCGAGACGGACGGGGTGCTCTACATCGCCATGCGGTACGTCCCCGGGCGCGATCTGCGCCACCTGCTCGACCACGCGGGCCCGCTCTCCGTCGCGGCCGCCCTGCGCATCGCCACCCAGATCGCCTCCGCGCTCGACGCGGCACACGACCACGGCCTGGTGCACCGCGACGTCAAGCCCGGCAACATCCTCGTGGCCAAGGGCACGGACAGCGACCACCCCGAACACGCCTACCTCACGGACTTCGGCCTCACCAAGAAGTCGCTGTCCCTGACCGGATTCACGACCGTGGGCCAGTTCGTGGGGACCCTCGACTACGTGGCCCCGGAGCAGATATCGGGCCGCCCGGTGGACGGCCGCTGCGATGTCTACAGCCTGGCCTGTGTCGTGTACGAGACCATGGCGGGCGCACCGCCGTTCCGGCGCGACGACGACATCGCCCTCCTCTGGGCCCACCAGTACGACGAGCCGCCCCGCCTCACGGAGAAGAGGCCCGGGGTCGCCGCCGCCCTCGACGCGGTCCTCGCGCAGGCGCTGGCCAAGAGCCCCGACGACCGGTACGCCTCCTGCCTCGCGTTCACCACCGCGCTGCGGGCGGCGGCCACGGGAAGCACCGCGCTCGGCCGCCCTCCGACGCGGGTGGACGGCCATGCCGTAGGAACATCGCCTGATCCCGGCGCGCCCGCGGAGCCACCTCCCTGGGCCCGGCCCGTCTTCCGTGGCCCGGCCGCCTGA
- a CDS encoding streptophobe family protein: protein MSEQTPHRRTAAQRAEQGRRAPHGWPHALVAVLVSLVAMAVVAALGLWAAGAADLPGGAFPSVVAAVVVMAVGGSVELSGDAGAIAQTNAGLSVLPLSVSLAGALAIAAGFLRPLRHRAVADVKELAGWAARIAVFWLLLLIGLGLLARHRFAIGLGNSPAADIGDALDSSPEAGFDTAVPLTLVFGLLWLAGVLVVVLLVSRRAPLPGRLLRFQESVRPAAFAMVALLLTYVALGFVVGVVVALTRGHAAATFAVLLLGLPNLVWLAFTLGLGASWQGRVDGPFGLPMPKVLNAVLRTPDDSTLSLHTLAGHDGRVWWLLVVAAVLVLGAAFLMAVRSPARMRAWQHAVHMAVALTLAVLAVCLLAGVSAHYGLSLLGIGDLGGGLSGLVELRPQLGRALLLAVAWGLVSGFLGGLFARRVHRRGEVEADPGPRTGAGPA from the coding sequence GTGAGCGAGCAGACACCGCATCGGCGGACAGCGGCGCAACGCGCGGAGCAGGGCCGACGGGCACCCCACGGCTGGCCCCACGCCCTGGTGGCCGTGCTCGTCTCCCTGGTGGCCATGGCTGTCGTCGCCGCGCTCGGACTCTGGGCGGCGGGCGCCGCCGACCTGCCCGGCGGCGCGTTCCCCAGTGTCGTGGCGGCCGTCGTCGTGATGGCGGTGGGCGGCTCGGTGGAACTCTCCGGTGACGCCGGGGCGATCGCCCAGACGAACGCCGGTCTCTCCGTGCTCCCGCTCTCCGTCAGCCTCGCCGGAGCCCTGGCGATCGCGGCCGGGTTCCTGCGGCCGCTGCGGCACCGCGCCGTCGCCGACGTGAAGGAACTCGCCGGCTGGGCCGCCCGGATCGCGGTGTTCTGGCTCCTGCTCCTCATCGGTCTGGGCCTACTCGCCCGGCACCGTTTCGCGATCGGGCTCGGGAACAGCCCCGCAGCCGACATCGGGGACGCCCTGGACTCCTCGCCCGAGGCCGGGTTCGACACCGCCGTGCCGCTGACCCTCGTCTTCGGACTGCTGTGGCTCGCCGGCGTCCTCGTGGTGGTCCTGCTCGTCTCGCGCCGGGCGCCCCTCCCCGGCCGCCTGCTGCGCTTCCAGGAGTCGGTACGACCCGCCGCCTTCGCCATGGTGGCCCTGCTGTTGACGTACGTCGCCCTGGGGTTCGTCGTCGGCGTTGTCGTCGCGTTGACGCGGGGGCATGCCGCCGCGACCTTCGCGGTCCTGCTGCTCGGGCTGCCCAACCTCGTCTGGCTCGCCTTCACCCTCGGTCTCGGCGCGTCCTGGCAGGGCCGGGTGGACGGACCATTCGGGCTGCCCATGCCGAAGGTCCTCAACGCCGTACTGCGCACACCGGACGACTCCACGCTCAGCCTGCACACGCTCGCCGGCCACGACGGGCGGGTCTGGTGGCTGCTGGTCGTCGCGGCGGTCCTGGTCCTGGGCGCGGCGTTCCTGATGGCGGTCCGTTCACCGGCGCGGATGCGAGCCTGGCAGCACGCCGTGCACATGGCGGTGGCGCTGACTCTCGCGGTGCTGGCCGTCTGCCTCCTCGCCGGCGTATCGGCGCATTACGGGCTCTCACTCCTCGGCATCGGGGATCTCGGCGGCGGCCTGTCGGGCCTGGTGGAGCTGCGGCCCCAGCTGGGTCGGGCCCTGCTCCTCGCCGTGGCCTGGGGTCTGGTCTCGGGGTTCCTCGGCGGGCTCTTCGCGCGACGGGTCCACCGGCGCGGCGAGGTGGAGGCGGACCCCGGGCCCCGGACCGGGGCGGGCCCCGCCTGA
- a CDS encoding DUF6777 domain-containing protein, with product MSVEPPSSGRPTGPPSGPLSGPSQPSPGGPGDTQAGATRADSTPPAGAERPSGPPSSGPPSGPEGGGGHGGGPDESGAGSGAGHGPSRPWWKSAPRVAALSAAVVAAVVLAVVLTRPGGSSKGSSAAGGEVLLQPAAKTGPAPFTDSTARDSAPASPIALPSSSASANVTRGVDGAAPGLYGGTRNVASCDVEKQIGALQKDPAKNKAFASVLGVEPSGVPAYLRSLTPVRLRLDTRVTNHGYRDGAATSYQAVLQAGTAVLVDDRGVPRVRCACGNPLLPPVAQKGTPKRTGEAWPGYRPSNVVVVAPAAQVVNKFVVYDPDHGAWFERHKGDTGSGDTKTKPPVTSPSLVPSESPSGGESPSPTGPSPCASLSAGPSSAKSCPPASSPPSSPATQPPSSPATHPPSSPASRPPSSAASSASASASASEKSPASSEPAPLSPPGAGGGS from the coding sequence GTGAGCGTCGAGCCGCCGTCGTCAGGACGCCCCACTGGACCGCCCTCGGGCCCGCTCTCGGGCCCCTCGCAGCCGAGCCCCGGCGGGCCGGGTGACACCCAAGCGGGCGCGACCCGCGCCGACTCGACACCCCCTGCGGGGGCCGAGCGGCCGTCGGGGCCGCCGAGCAGTGGCCCGCCGAGCGGTCCGGAAGGCGGCGGTGGGCACGGTGGCGGGCCGGATGAGTCCGGCGCGGGCTCCGGTGCGGGCCACGGGCCGTCCCGTCCGTGGTGGAAGTCGGCGCCTCGCGTGGCGGCGCTGTCCGCCGCCGTGGTGGCGGCGGTGGTGCTGGCCGTCGTCCTCACGCGCCCTGGCGGCTCGTCGAAGGGCTCGTCCGCCGCCGGCGGCGAGGTGCTTCTCCAGCCCGCGGCGAAGACGGGACCCGCACCGTTCACCGATTCGACGGCCCGCGACTCCGCCCCGGCTTCCCCGATCGCGCTGCCGAGCTCGTCGGCCTCGGCCAATGTGACACGCGGTGTCGACGGCGCCGCCCCCGGCCTCTACGGCGGAACGCGGAACGTCGCGAGCTGCGACGTGGAGAAGCAGATCGGCGCGCTCCAGAAGGACCCGGCCAAGAACAAGGCGTTCGCCTCCGTCCTCGGCGTCGAACCGTCCGGCGTTCCCGCCTATCTGCGCTCACTCACGCCCGTACGGCTGCGGTTGGACACCCGCGTGACCAACCACGGCTACCGCGACGGCGCCGCCACCAGCTACCAGGCCGTGCTACAGGCCGGCACCGCGGTACTCGTCGACGACCGCGGTGTGCCACGGGTTCGGTGCGCGTGCGGCAACCCGTTGCTGCCGCCCGTCGCGCAGAAGGGCACACCGAAGCGGACGGGCGAGGCGTGGCCCGGATACCGGCCGTCGAACGTCGTGGTCGTGGCGCCCGCCGCACAGGTGGTGAACAAGTTCGTCGTGTACGACCCGGACCACGGCGCCTGGTTCGAACGGCACAAGGGCGACACGGGCAGCGGCGACACCAAGACGAAGCCGCCGGTGACCAGCCCCTCCTTGGTCCCGTCCGAGTCGCCTTCCGGTGGCGAGTCGCCCTCGCCCACCGGCCCCTCGCCGTGCGCCTCGCTCTCCGCCGGCCCGTCCTCGGCGAAGTCCTGCCCGCCCGCGTCCTCCCCGCCCTCCTCGCCGGCCACGCAGCCCCCTTCCTCGCCGGCCACACATCCGCCCTCCTCGCCCGCCTCGCGGCCCCCGTCCTCGGCCGCGTCCTCGGCCTCGGCCTCGGCCTCAGCCTCGGAGAAGTCACCCGCGTCGTCCGAGCCCGCGCCGCTCTCGCCCCCGGGGGCGGGCGGGGGCTCATGA
- a CDS encoding tetratricopeptide repeat protein produces MTTPHPVLEQAAALLDFERYDQARELLSGRLAEDPADVRAWVMLGHCHLAAEEPKRALEASAEALKLAPEDYGALMLRAHAMTRDEGWRTVEPVLREAIRIAPEEPVPRAMLADAVFREAVIQYARTSGVTRLEFSDIDRVSHEAAEIAMEALRLGPESVYAHEVAQRIASLSGNGTVADRLDEAILRLDPHHHEALARRTEKAAKAPGVRAARATELYADALSSHPDSPQMRQQLDHATYRLLRGTRWLAVLCVIVAGGMINLFPSDDSPVPELPLPIGRRLWCVVVMAAIWGFGAWRRYRKLRAGAQLNVRSLIRRRLWARVVLAQSAWATTCALLIATPPWSGLGVPRILFWAGLLPTAATLWFDRNRIR; encoded by the coding sequence GTGACCACCCCCCACCCGGTACTGGAACAGGCCGCCGCGCTCCTGGACTTCGAGCGCTACGACCAGGCGCGGGAGCTGCTGAGCGGCCGTCTCGCCGAGGACCCCGCAGACGTACGCGCCTGGGTCATGCTCGGGCACTGCCACCTCGCCGCCGAGGAGCCCAAGCGGGCCCTGGAGGCGTCCGCCGAAGCCCTGAAACTGGCGCCCGAGGACTACGGCGCCCTGATGCTGCGCGCCCATGCCATGACGCGCGACGAAGGCTGGCGCACCGTAGAACCCGTGCTGCGCGAGGCGATCCGTATCGCCCCCGAGGAGCCCGTCCCCCGGGCCATGCTCGCCGACGCGGTATTCCGTGAAGCGGTGATCCAGTACGCCAGGACGAGCGGCGTCACGCGCCTTGAGTTCAGCGACATCGACCGCGTCTCCCACGAGGCGGCCGAGATAGCCATGGAAGCGCTGCGCCTCGGTCCCGAGAGCGTCTACGCCCACGAAGTCGCCCAGCGCATCGCCAGTCTTTCCGGCAACGGCACCGTCGCCGACCGGCTCGACGAGGCGATCCTCCGCCTCGACCCGCACCACCATGAAGCGCTCGCCCGCCGCACGGAGAAGGCCGCGAAGGCGCCCGGCGTGCGTGCCGCCCGCGCCACCGAGTTGTACGCCGACGCGCTCTCCAGCCATCCCGACTCCCCGCAGATGCGCCAGCAACTCGACCACGCCACGTACCGCCTTCTGCGCGGCACCCGCTGGCTCGCCGTGCTCTGTGTGATCGTGGCGGGCGGAATGATCAATCTGTTCCCCTCGGACGACAGCCCGGTCCCGGAGTTGCCCCTCCCGATCGGCCGGCGCCTGTGGTGCGTGGTGGTCATGGCGGCGATCTGGGGCTTCGGCGCGTGGCGCCGCTACCGCAAGCTGCGCGCCGGTGCGCAGCTCAACGTCCGCTCGCTGATCCGCCGTCGCCTCTGGGCCCGTGTGGTCCTGGCCCAGTCGGCATGGGCCACGACGTGCGCCCTGCTGATCGCCACACCGCCGTGGAGTGGACTCGGCGTCCCTCGCATCCTCTTCTGGGCGGGGCTCCTGCCCACGGCGGCCACTCTGTGGTTCGACAGGAACAGGATCCGCTAG
- a CDS encoding ATP-binding protein produces the protein MPETSPLIRSLRAAVEAAPADVPLRLHLAGLLLDAGQQADAVTEVAIALQQAPRDAEARALMVRAVGAAAPVEGSAPVETSTEPEGAGTFNWGAAADQVKDVIPPRFVEEPLATDGSGDPDGSPAWDVDAPGSVRLADVGGMREVKDRLEAAFLAPLRNPELRALYGKSLRGGLLLYGPPGCGKTFVARAVAGELGASFLSVSVNDVLDMWIGNSERNMHELFQTARRQAPCVVFLDELDALGGKRSRTQSAGMRNTVNQLLTELDGIDGGANEGVFVLAATNVPWDVDIALRRPGRFDRTLLVLPPDAPAREAILRYHLRERPIEKVDLGKLVKMTDGLSGADLAHLCETAAETALLDSVRTGVVRMIGMKDLVEAAKQTIPSTEPWFASARNVAMYANDGGMYDDLVAYLKKRRKL, from the coding sequence ATGCCTGAGACCTCCCCCTTGATACGGAGCCTGCGTGCGGCCGTTGAGGCCGCTCCCGCCGACGTGCCGCTACGTCTGCACCTGGCCGGCCTGTTGCTCGACGCCGGCCAGCAAGCGGATGCCGTCACCGAGGTGGCGATCGCGTTGCAGCAGGCACCGCGTGACGCGGAGGCCAGGGCACTGATGGTGCGTGCCGTGGGGGCGGCGGCCCCGGTGGAGGGGTCGGCTCCGGTGGAAACCTCCACCGAGCCCGAGGGGGCCGGCACGTTCAACTGGGGGGCGGCCGCCGACCAGGTCAAGGATGTGATCCCGCCGAGGTTCGTCGAGGAACCCCTCGCCACGGACGGCAGCGGTGATCCGGACGGCTCGCCAGCATGGGACGTCGATGCGCCGGGCTCCGTACGCCTCGCCGACGTCGGCGGTATGCGGGAGGTCAAGGACCGCCTGGAGGCGGCGTTCCTCGCGCCGTTGCGAAACCCCGAGCTGCGTGCCCTGTACGGCAAGAGCCTGCGCGGCGGCCTCCTCCTGTACGGGCCTCCCGGCTGCGGCAAGACGTTCGTGGCGCGCGCCGTCGCGGGTGAGCTCGGCGCGAGTTTCCTGTCCGTGTCGGTCAATGACGTCCTCGACATGTGGATCGGCAACTCCGAGCGCAATATGCACGAGCTCTTCCAGACGGCTCGGCGCCAGGCTCCCTGCGTGGTCTTCCTCGACGAGTTGGACGCGCTCGGCGGCAAGCGCAGCCGTACGCAGAGCGCGGGCATGCGCAACACCGTCAACCAGCTCCTGACCGAGCTGGACGGCATCGACGGGGGCGCCAACGAGGGCGTCTTCGTGCTGGCGGCGACCAATGTCCCCTGGGACGTCGACATCGCGCTGCGCCGCCCAGGCCGCTTCGACCGCACTTTGCTGGTGCTGCCGCCCGACGCTCCGGCCCGCGAGGCGATCCTCCGCTATCACCTGCGTGAACGCCCCATCGAGAAGGTCGACTTGGGCAAACTCGTCAAGATGACGGACGGCCTGTCCGGCGCGGATCTCGCCCACCTGTGCGAGACCGCTGCCGAGACGGCGCTCCTCGACTCGGTACGCACCGGCGTCGTCCGCATGATCGGCATGAAGGACCTCGTCGAGGCCGCGAAACAGACCATCCCTTCGACGGAGCCGTGGTTCGCCTCCGCACGCAACGTCGCGATGTACGCGAACGACGGCGGCATGTACGACGACTTGGTCGCCTACCTCAAGAAAAGGCGCAAGCTGTGA
- a CDS encoding MepB family protein, whose amino-acid sequence MTANRAHTSPHRSHPGPAEREPWSEFSPTHADLRAAKQLVYGPCGFTCSQPVAESESVEYAAHTFVLDGLAVRFRVAKTTPTKAGQFVTVWKRSPGGPIQPFDATDPVDLFVISSRDGQHFGQFVFPLYVLGSRGVVTVDGVGGKRGFRVYPPWVTTTGRQAAAAQAWQSEHFLHVDQDAPAIRARARELYHPARANVA is encoded by the coding sequence ATGACGGCGAACCGCGCGCACACCTCTCCGCACCGCTCGCACCCGGGCCCGGCGGAGCGGGAGCCGTGGTCGGAGTTCAGCCCGACGCACGCCGATCTCCGGGCGGCGAAGCAACTCGTCTACGGCCCTTGTGGCTTCACCTGCTCGCAGCCGGTTGCCGAATCCGAGAGCGTCGAGTACGCCGCGCACACCTTCGTCCTCGACGGACTCGCCGTCCGCTTCCGCGTGGCCAAGACCACTCCCACCAAGGCCGGCCAGTTCGTGACCGTATGGAAGAGGTCACCTGGCGGACCCATCCAGCCTTTCGACGCCACGGATCCGGTCGACCTCTTCGTCATCAGCAGCCGCGACGGTCAGCACTTCGGCCAATTCGTCTTCCCCCTGTACGTGCTCGGGTCGCGCGGCGTCGTCACGGTTGACGGTGTCGGGGGCAAGCGCGGCTTCCGCGTCTACCCGCCCTGGGTGACCACGACCGGCCGACAGGCCGCCGCCGCGCAGGCATGGCAGTCCGAACACTTCCTGCACGTGGACCAGGACGCCCCGGCCATCCGCGCCCGCGCCCGGGAGCTCTACCATCCGGCGCGTGCCAACGTCGCGTAG
- a CDS encoding cupin domain-containing protein produces MARPDMPVNVAEKLSKFTEYWSPKTILEANGYEMKAVKVKGEFVWHDHPEGDELFIVVKGELMIDLRDRESVRLGAGEMFVVPRGVEHRPVAPEECEVLIMDAAGVVNTGGVASELTAQDEWI; encoded by the coding sequence ATGGCCAGGCCCGACATGCCCGTGAACGTCGCCGAAAAACTCTCGAAATTCACCGAGTACTGGTCACCGAAGACGATTCTCGAGGCCAATGGCTACGAGATGAAGGCGGTGAAGGTCAAGGGAGAATTCGTCTGGCACGATCACCCCGAGGGCGACGAGCTGTTCATCGTGGTCAAGGGTGAGCTGATGATTGATCTGCGCGACCGGGAGAGCGTCAGGCTGGGCGCCGGGGAGATGTTCGTGGTCCCGCGGGGCGTGGAGCACCGCCCGGTCGCGCCGGAGGAGTGCGAGGTCTTGATCATGGATGCGGCCGGGGTGGTCAACACCGGCGGCGTGGCGAGCGAGCTGACGGCCCAGGACGAGTGGATCTGA
- a CDS encoding chlorinating enzyme, translated as MTETHIGPSGSDTAIADNAIVPEDIKGEIEQFMKDGFTGPVKLYEPDEAAEILREVRVKNQDTTHSVFHNSMNYDRHLDIPELSRHVTHPTILKYLNAILGPDVLSWRTEFFAKFPGSRGTEWHQVRDYSYATGKPQLLPTKSDWNAYIDITVWTTFTPATKKTGCMRFVRGSHRDRIFDESKSPARGRESRYENDHETTFTKDTGFYGYDFSDFAVDPNWEPRSEDVVDVEMQPGEALIFTASCVHGALPNITERDTRFAITSRYVPTHVRVYPDQDAYTAHGQDFDLKDYGAVVVSGRDTFGHNRIRTTNAHGEPFAVKNTH; from the coding sequence ATGACCGAAACTCACATCGGTCCCAGCGGGTCCGACACGGCGATCGCGGACAACGCGATCGTGCCCGAGGACATCAAGGGTGAAATCGAGCAGTTCATGAAGGACGGGTTCACCGGCCCGGTCAAGCTCTATGAGCCCGACGAGGCCGCCGAGATCCTGCGCGAGGTCCGCGTCAAGAATCAGGACACCACCCACTCGGTGTTCCACAACAGCATGAACTACGACCGGCACCTCGACATCCCCGAGCTGTCACGCCACGTCACGCACCCCACGATCCTGAAGTACCTGAACGCCATCCTCGGCCCCGACGTGCTGTCGTGGCGTACGGAGTTCTTCGCCAAGTTCCCGGGTTCCCGTGGCACCGAGTGGCACCAGGTGCGCGACTACAGCTATGCCACCGGCAAGCCGCAGCTGCTGCCGACGAAGTCGGACTGGAACGCCTACATCGACATCACGGTGTGGACGACGTTCACCCCGGCGACGAAGAAGACGGGCTGCATGCGCTTCGTCCGCGGTTCGCACCGCGACCGCATCTTCGACGAGAGCAAGTCGCCCGCCCGTGGCCGCGAGAGCCGTTACGAGAACGACCACGAGACGACGTTCACGAAGGACACCGGTTTCTACGGGTACGACTTCTCCGACTTCGCCGTGGACCCGAACTGGGAGCCGCGCTCGGAGGACGTGGTGGACGTCGAGATGCAGCCGGGCGAAGCACTCATCTTCACGGCCTCCTGCGTCCACGGCGCCCTGCCCAACATCACCGAGCGCGACACCCGGTTCGCCATCACCTCGCGCTACGTGCCGACGCACGTCCGGGTCTACCCGGACCAGGACGCCTACACCGCGCACGGGCAGGACTTCGACCTCAAGGACTACGGCGCCGTCGTGGTCTCGGGACGGGACACCTTCGGGCACAACCGGATCCGTACGACCAACGCCCACGGCGAGCCCTTCGCCGTCAAGAACACCCACTGA
- a CDS encoding phosphopantetheine-binding protein — protein sequence MIQQKINQIWGRALKLEDISDDDDFFALGGHSLIMATVQTAIHDEIGIEIPMDELFRHPTVRSISAYAESRLAVS from the coding sequence GTGATCCAGCAGAAGATCAACCAGATCTGGGGACGGGCTCTCAAGCTCGAAGACATCTCCGACGACGACGATTTCTTCGCCCTCGGCGGCCACTCGCTGATCATGGCGACGGTGCAGACGGCGATCCACGACGAGATCGGGATCGAGATCCCGATGGACGAGCTGTTCCGGCACCCCACGGTGCGCAGCATCTCCGCCTACGCCGAGTCGCGCCTCGCGGTGTCCTGA
- a CDS encoding aminotransferase class I/II-fold pyridoxal phosphate-dependent enzyme: protein MSGLSGIRSIMEDIALAAADTSGDTWLNLSPGNPAAIPEVTDTWRRLQEEAMASGFAEFSGRYGPSRGSDVLVEAIVRYFNSRYGWGIGPENVLVGAGCQMLAFMATTIFTGPCADGPRRLVLPSVPDYTGYQGLSLDAGGIVGVEPGVELKDGRYFRYTFDLEAVRAQTSVGMMLLSSPGNPTGRTLLPDDLSGLIEIAEERDIPLVLDHAYGDPFPGVAQDSVDPPLHPNVINCFTFSKAGLPGERLGLAIGPRSAIDAMLSFTANSHLHAPQLIQATAALALNSGAIDTLTGEAIRPYYRDKRRTAEKLLHDLLPDALDWRLHSTDGGMFCWLWIDHAWFCDLALYEALKSKKVFVVPGRHFFVEPFSSPFLAEHATRCVRLSLSPDETVIAEGIARLAQALEEMRGAK from the coding sequence ATGAGTGGCCTGTCGGGAATCCGCAGCATCATGGAGGACATCGCGCTGGCCGCGGCGGACACCTCGGGCGACACCTGGCTCAACCTCAGCCCGGGAAACCCGGCCGCGATCCCCGAGGTCACCGACACCTGGCGCCGTCTGCAAGAAGAAGCCATGGCGAGCGGCTTCGCCGAGTTCAGCGGCCGGTACGGGCCCTCACGCGGCTCCGACGTACTGGTCGAGGCGATCGTGCGTTACTTCAACTCCCGTTACGGGTGGGGGATAGGGCCGGAGAACGTCCTGGTGGGCGCGGGCTGTCAGATGCTCGCCTTCATGGCGACGACCATCTTCACCGGGCCCTGTGCCGACGGCCCGCGCCGGCTGGTGCTGCCGTCCGTCCCCGACTACACCGGCTACCAAGGGCTGAGTCTGGACGCCGGTGGCATCGTCGGAGTCGAGCCGGGTGTGGAGCTCAAGGACGGACGCTACTTCCGGTACACCTTCGACCTCGAGGCGGTGCGCGCCCAGACCTCGGTGGGGATGATGCTGCTGTCGAGCCCGGGCAACCCGACCGGCCGCACCCTGCTGCCGGACGACCTGTCCGGCCTCATCGAGATCGCCGAGGAACGCGACATCCCGCTGGTGCTCGACCACGCGTACGGCGATCCGTTCCCCGGCGTCGCCCAGGACTCGGTGGACCCGCCGCTGCATCCGAACGTCATCAACTGCTTCACCTTCTCCAAGGCCGGCCTGCCCGGAGAGCGTCTCGGCCTCGCGATCGGGCCACGAAGCGCGATCGACGCGATGCTGTCCTTCACCGCCAACTCCCATTTGCACGCACCGCAATTGATCCAGGCGACGGCGGCGCTCGCCCTGAACAGCGGAGCGATCGACACGCTCACCGGCGAGGCGATCCGCCCCTACTACCGCGACAAACGCCGCACGGCCGAGAAGCTGCTGCACGACCTCCTGCCCGACGCCCTCGACTGGCGGCTGCACAGCACGGACGGAGGCATGTTCTGCTGGCTGTGGATCGACCACGCCTGGTTCTGCGACCTGGCGCTCTATGAAGCCCTCAAGAGCAAGAAGGTCTTCGTGGTGCCGGGCCGCCACTTCTTCGTCGAGCCCTTCTCCTCGCCCTTTCTTGCGGAGCACGCGACGCGCTGCGTCAGGCTGAGCCTGAGCCCGGACGAGACGGTCATCGCCGAGGGCATCGCCCGGCTCGCACAAGCCCTGGAGGAGATGCGCGGTGCGAAGTGA
- a CDS encoding alpha/beta hydrolase: MRSERVRNGDITLDVAVAGQEDLPTVLFVNAVGMENRLLEGLARQFLRSGMNLVTWELRGSPGPCAERQVSLGEHTEDALAVVDALGLTRVHVAGWCTGASIALFVAHALGERALSFTSIDGALLFDGVPGAPVGNAVFDMCAQIAADTDRAAYFHDVVRPRGNEGAALGVQDEALVRMLTLPYRQGREELTRFAWGISATCDYDPVAACARLSVPALFIARRDDAMVGHRNSRRAAALVEGARLHVAGSGGHYALFTDPSETAATMAAFVLKDSAPA; this comes from the coding sequence GTGCGAAGTGAACGGGTACGCAACGGCGACATCACCCTCGACGTGGCGGTCGCCGGCCAAGAAGACCTGCCCACGGTGCTCTTCGTCAACGCCGTCGGCATGGAGAACCGCCTCCTGGAGGGTCTGGCGCGGCAGTTCCTGCGCTCGGGGATGAACCTCGTCACCTGGGAGCTGCGGGGCAGCCCAGGCCCCTGCGCCGAGCGGCAGGTGAGTCTGGGGGAGCACACCGAGGACGCGCTGGCCGTGGTCGACGCCCTCGGGCTCACCCGGGTCCATGTGGCCGGCTGGTGCACCGGCGCGTCCATCGCGCTCTTCGTCGCGCACGCGCTTGGAGAGCGTGCCCTGTCGTTCACCTCGATCGACGGCGCCCTCTTGTTCGACGGGGTGCCAGGAGCGCCGGTGGGCAACGCCGTGTTCGACATGTGCGCGCAGATCGCCGCGGACACCGACCGCGCCGCGTACTTCCACGACGTCGTACGGCCGCGGGGCAACGAGGGCGCCGCACTGGGTGTCCAGGACGAAGCGCTCGTACGCATGCTGACGCTGCCCTATCGGCAGGGCCGCGAAGAACTCACCCGTTTCGCCTGGGGGATCTCCGCGACCTGCGACTACGACCCTGTCGCGGCCTGCGCCCGGCTCTCGGTGCCGGCGCTGTTCATCGCCCGGCGGGACGACGCGATGGTGGGGCACCGCAACTCGCGACGCGCCGCCGCGCTCGTCGAGGGGGCGCGGCTGCACGTGGCCGGATCAGGGGGCCACTACGCCCTCTTCACCGACCCGTCCGAGACGGCCGCCACCATGGCGGCGTTCGTCCTGAAGGACAGCGCCCCGGCGTGA